One region of Synechococcus elongatus PCC 11801 genomic DNA includes:
- a CDS encoding alpha/beta hydrolase — protein MKPLHQPLCRLHSLARIRFRFRRSLWSGGLALGLWGAIALPSRPAEILRVTWADTNLDLPVSVLETFQKTGRFDRGFGFLNVLVPETTLKEARNALRARLPLAPEVLRPVLTNTDTLEIFLQQVGSLIRPEPGESGAAALKQALLTASEQPQGLTLIGLIQSFPGPLIQIDLDTGLRLFRQIRALEAETGAMLKAIAAQMQQQATVTTGDYQPAQRGSYTVRQQSWDWVDRDRDRRVPTTIYWPDRQGLSLPLVVISHGLGEDRGNFAYLAQFLASHGFVVVLPEHLNSSSRQFASAAAGFANPPGPQEAIDRPQDIRFVLDRLVLEPQWRNRVNIRRVAVIGHSYGGVTALMLAGAVIEPEKIRAACSAVDRLMLVPSASLQCSLGRLPRDRYDLRDPRVVAILPISPFASQVFEPKALNQVQVPTLLWSGSADLIVPTLAEAIQPFQHLGSPNKHLVIALNATHFSVLGESQGPATRLPPALLGPSPELGRRALKQVSLSFLQTYLLGQRQAKAGLTPAAAEQLSNPVMPLLFSEQLPPAAIAQQN, from the coding sequence GTGAAGCCACTGCACCAGCCTCTTTGCCGCTTACATTCCTTAGCAAGAATTCGCTTTCGTTTCAGGCGATCGCTCTGGAGTGGTGGACTCGCATTGGGGCTCTGGGGTGCGATCGCCTTGCCCAGTCGTCCAGCAGAAATCCTGCGGGTGACTTGGGCAGACACGAACCTTGATTTGCCGGTTTCTGTCCTCGAAACTTTCCAGAAAACGGGTCGCTTCGATCGCGGCTTTGGCTTTTTAAATGTGTTGGTTCCCGAAACCACCTTGAAGGAAGCCCGCAATGCGCTCAGGGCCAGACTACCGCTAGCACCAGAGGTGTTGCGGCCGGTGTTGACTAACACTGACACCCTCGAAATTTTTCTGCAGCAAGTCGGCAGCCTCATTCGGCCAGAGCCGGGCGAATCGGGTGCGGCAGCACTCAAGCAAGCACTCCTGACCGCTAGTGAACAGCCTCAAGGGTTGACCCTAATTGGACTGATCCAATCCTTTCCGGGGCCATTAATCCAGATTGACTTAGATACAGGACTGAGGTTGTTTCGGCAAATTCGGGCACTCGAAGCAGAGACGGGAGCAATGCTGAAGGCGATCGCGGCGCAGATGCAGCAGCAAGCTACCGTCACCACTGGGGACTACCAGCCTGCGCAACGCGGCTCTTACACGGTGCGCCAGCAAAGCTGGGACTGGGTGGACCGCGATCGCGATCGCCGAGTCCCCACCACGATTTACTGGCCCGATCGTCAAGGACTGTCCTTACCGTTGGTGGTCATCTCCCATGGGCTGGGCGAGGATCGCGGCAACTTCGCCTACCTCGCGCAGTTTTTGGCCAGCCACGGATTTGTCGTCGTGCTGCCCGAACATCTCAACAGTTCCTCTCGCCAATTTGCTTCGGCTGCAGCCGGCTTTGCCAATCCCCCTGGGCCGCAAGAGGCGATCGATCGCCCTCAAGACATCCGTTTTGTTCTCGATCGTTTGGTGCTAGAGCCGCAATGGCGCAATCGGGTCAATATCCGTCGGGTGGCGGTAATCGGTCATTCCTACGGCGGCGTGACAGCGTTGATGCTGGCGGGAGCAGTGATTGAACCTGAGAAAATTCGTGCGGCTTGCAGCGCCGTCGATCGCCTGATGCTGGTGCCATCAGCGTCGTTGCAGTGCAGTCTGGGGCGCTTACCCCGCGATCGCTATGATCTGCGTGACCCTCGCGTCGTGGCGATTCTGCCGATCAGTCCTTTTGCCAGCCAAGTGTTTGAACCCAAGGCGCTCAACCAAGTGCAGGTGCCAACCTTGCTCTGGAGCGGTAGCGCCGATTTGATTGTGCCGACCTTGGCCGAGGCGATTCAGCCCTTCCAGCACTTGGGTAGCCCCAACAAGCATCTGGTGATCGCCCTCAATGCCACTCACTTCTCCGTGTTGGGCGAGAGTCAAGGACCGGCAACACGTTTGCCACCTGCTTTGCTTGGACCCTCGCCCGAGTTGGGGCGCCGTGCTCTGAAGCAAGTAAGCCTCTCGTTTTTGCAGACCTATTTGCTTGGCCAACGCCAAGCGAAGGCCGGCTTGACGCCTGCTGCCGCTGAGCAATTATCCAATCCAGTGATGCCGTTGTTGTTTAGCGAGCAGCTACCGCCAGCGGCGATCGCGCAGCAGAACTGA
- a CDS encoding aldo/keto reductase, whose product MTIATTCQLGPDGPTVSALGIGTWAWGDSLYWTYGKDYDEAQLQETFAAAIATGVSFFDTAEVYGLGESERILGRCLQQTAQPAQIATKYFPIPWRFGSRSVQKALDQSLERLQRQSVELYQVHWPPAFLLGQTTILKTLATAVKRGQIQAIGVSNYNAQQLRQAHALLAEQGVPLAVNQVQYSLLERRIETNGSLAAARELGVTILAYCPLAQGLLTGKYRSEADLRPTGARKINPQFRSQSLEKLQPLLDQLAALADRYDRTIPQVALNWLIAQGNVIPIPGAKSPAQAKDNAGALGWQLSPEDVASLSQLSSAARSPLAVAAR is encoded by the coding sequence ATGACGATCGCAACGACTTGTCAGCTCGGTCCCGACGGACCCACGGTTTCCGCCCTCGGCATCGGCACTTGGGCCTGGGGCGACAGTCTCTACTGGACCTACGGCAAGGACTACGACGAAGCACAGTTGCAGGAAACTTTTGCAGCGGCGATCGCTACTGGAGTCAGCTTCTTCGACACCGCCGAAGTCTACGGCCTCGGTGAATCGGAGCGGATTCTGGGGCGCTGTCTGCAGCAAACGGCTCAACCCGCCCAAATTGCCACCAAGTACTTCCCGATTCCTTGGCGATTCGGGAGCCGATCGGTGCAAAAGGCACTGGATCAAAGCCTCGAACGGCTGCAGCGCCAGAGTGTCGAACTCTATCAAGTCCACTGGCCACCCGCTTTTCTGCTGGGACAGACCACGATCCTCAAAACCCTTGCAACGGCGGTCAAACGCGGTCAAATTCAGGCGATCGGCGTCAGCAACTACAACGCTCAACAACTGCGGCAGGCTCATGCCCTTCTGGCTGAGCAGGGTGTTCCCCTCGCTGTTAATCAGGTGCAGTACTCGCTGCTAGAACGCCGGATTGAAACGAATGGTAGCCTTGCTGCCGCTCGTGAACTCGGTGTGACGATCTTGGCCTACTGTCCGCTGGCACAGGGCTTGCTAACCGGCAAATATCGCTCGGAAGCAGACTTGCGCCCCACAGGTGCCCGCAAGATCAATCCACAATTCCGATCGCAATCGCTGGAAAAACTACAGCCATTACTCGATCAATTGGCTGCTCTAGCCGATCGCTACGATCGCACGATTCCGCAAGTCGCCTTGAACTGGCTGATTGCCCAAGGCAACGTCATCCCGATTCCCGGTGCGAAATCGCCTGCGCAAGCTAAAGACAATGCGGGTGCTCTTGGCTGGCAACTCAGCCCCGAAGATGTGGCGAGCCTGTCCCAGCTCAGTTCTGCTGCGCGATCGCCGCTGGCGGTAGCTGCTCGCTAA
- a CDS encoding aminotransferase class I/II-fold pyridoxal phosphate-dependent enzyme: protein MGDRGVAKWAFVEAAFQKRGPSNRRSLREFAPEAGPYLRQGDRPLLDFSSNDYLGLAQDPRLIAAATEATRRYGTGAMASRLVCGSFPLHQQLEATLAEFSRREAALLFSSGYQANATLLPTLFDRQSLVLVDRLAHNSLLFGIQASKAQWRRYRHNDYDHLEQLLQQAPAGVRRGIVSETVFSMDGDRTAVDRLADLADRYGAILYLDDAHALGVLGPEGSGLALRHPRVDVAVGTFGKACGSAGAFVVASRSLCDYWINTCPGLIYTTAIAPPVVAAALAAVQLLPELEPERQHLQAIAAELRQACRDRGWDCGPSETQIVPLLVGESEQALTLAQRLEAAGILAMAIRPPTVPVGTARLRLVLRSDHQPEHLQQLVTALSEGWV, encoded by the coding sequence GTGGGCGATCGCGGAGTGGCGAAATGGGCGTTTGTGGAGGCGGCCTTCCAGAAGCGCGGGCCGTCGAATCGGCGATCGCTGCGGGAGTTTGCGCCGGAGGCAGGGCCGTATTTGCGGCAGGGCGATCGCCCCTTGCTGGATTTCAGCAGCAATGACTATTTGGGCTTGGCTCAGGATCCGCGCTTGATTGCGGCGGCGACGGAAGCGACGCGGCGCTACGGCACGGGAGCGATGGCTTCGCGCTTAGTCTGCGGTAGTTTTCCGCTGCATCAGCAACTGGAAGCAACGTTGGCGGAATTTAGTCGGCGGGAAGCGGCGCTGCTATTCAGTTCCGGCTATCAGGCGAATGCAACCTTGCTGCCGACTTTGTTCGATCGCCAATCCCTTGTCTTGGTCGATCGCTTGGCCCACAACAGTCTGTTGTTTGGCATCCAAGCCAGCAAAGCCCAGTGGCGGCGCTATCGCCACAACGATTACGACCATTTGGAGCAGCTGCTCCAGCAGGCTCCGGCAGGCGTCCGGCGCGGCATCGTCAGCGAAACGGTGTTCAGCATGGATGGCGATCGCACGGCGGTCGATCGCTTGGCTGATCTGGCCGATCGCTATGGCGCGATTCTCTACTTGGATGATGCGCACGCGCTAGGGGTACTGGGGCCAGAAGGCAGTGGCTTGGCACTGCGGCACCCGCGAGTGGATGTGGCAGTTGGCACCTTTGGCAAAGCCTGTGGATCGGCAGGGGCGTTTGTGGTGGCCTCGCGATCGCTCTGTGATTACTGGATCAACACTTGTCCGGGGCTGATTTATACGACGGCGATCGCCCCGCCAGTTGTAGCTGCAGCTTTGGCTGCCGTGCAGTTATTACCGGAGTTGGAACCGGAACGGCAACATTTGCAGGCGATCGCAGCAGAATTACGACAGGCTTGTCGCGATCGCGGCTGGGATTGTGGGCCGTCAGAGACGCAGATTGTGCCGCTACTAGTGGGTGAGTCTGAGCAAGCCTTGACCCTAGCGCAGCGACTGGAGGCGGCGGGCATTTTGGCGATGGCGATTCGCCCCCCAACGGTGCCCGTTGGGACAGCGCGTTTACGGCTGGTGCTACGCAGCGATCATCAACCCGAGCATCTGCAGCAGCTTGTGACGGCACTGAGTGAGGGCTGGGTATGA
- a CDS encoding alpha/beta hydrolase family protein, producing the protein MSRWSVLAFHGWGWSAASWQPWQNWFTAQGADFWAGDRGYWGSPQWEWPQLGDRLWLLTHSWGLHWLPPELVARADCLICWGGFTAYHPEQEPARSQSQHALGQLRAAIAADPLAGLQGFYRQCYRPQTAPELPAIAPDRDRLLADLEQLDRSQLTVKPLLQIPQRLLLHGESDRIVPIERAQALVAQLQPTAWKFWPRQGHALPVTAIADCQQWIQAVVVE; encoded by the coding sequence ATGAGTCGTTGGTCGGTGCTGGCTTTTCATGGCTGGGGCTGGTCAGCGGCGAGCTGGCAGCCTTGGCAGAACTGGTTCACTGCACAGGGGGCAGACTTTTGGGCGGGCGATCGCGGCTATTGGGGATCGCCGCAGTGGGAGTGGCCGCAGTTGGGCGATCGCCTTTGGTTGCTGACCCATTCCTGGGGGCTGCATTGGCTCCCACCAGAGCTTGTAGCGCGGGCAGACTGTCTGATCTGCTGGGGTGGCTTTACGGCCTATCATCCGGAGCAAGAACCAGCGCGAAGTCAGTCTCAGCATGCGTTAGGGCAATTACGAGCCGCGATCGCAGCCGATCCACTCGCTGGATTGCAGGGTTTTTATCGTCAGTGCTACCGACCGCAAACCGCGCCTGAGTTACCAGCGATCGCCCCCGATCGCGATCGCTTGTTGGCAGATTTGGAGCAGCTCGATCGCAGTCAACTGACAGTGAAACCGTTGCTGCAGATTCCGCAGCGGTTGCTGCTGCATGGCGAGAGCGATCGCATTGTGCCGATTGAACGAGCACAGGCTTTGGTGGCTCAGTTGCAGCCCACGGCTTGGAAATTCTGGCCGCGCCAAGGTCATGCCCTGCCGGTCACAGCGATCGCAGATTGTCAGCAATGGATCCAAGCGGTGGTGGTGGAATGA
- a CDS encoding methyltransferase domain-containing protein, with amino-acid sequence MSALTPAEIGQQFGAAAATYESVAIAQKVAVDYLSAAFRGIELPAGPILEIGCGTGLLSRKLQQTWPDRPLICSDISPAMLAACEQNLPRSPQLQFQVLDGATVRPEPTYAAIASSFALQWLPDPIASLQRWQAALLSGGWLFIAVPTAGSFQIWRQLCEQLQIPFTGHPLPEAAELQVVLSRSGQLLQGTCDRLTLPLPNARSFFRQLKELGATATAAPTLNPAQLRRLCRAWDQQAQPIEQEFWWGLWQKTPVPAAIAPLGCPDSRCSLLT; translated from the coding sequence ATGAGTGCGCTCACACCCGCAGAAATTGGTCAGCAGTTTGGCGCAGCAGCGGCGACCTATGAGTCGGTGGCGATCGCGCAGAAAGTCGCGGTTGATTACCTGAGTGCAGCTTTTCGCGGGATTGAACTGCCGGCAGGCCCGATCCTCGAAATTGGCTGCGGTACAGGATTACTCAGTCGGAAACTGCAACAGACGTGGCCCGATCGCCCCTTAATTTGCTCCGATATTTCGCCAGCGATGTTGGCGGCTTGTGAGCAGAATTTGCCGCGATCGCCCCAACTACAATTCCAAGTTTTGGATGGGGCGACCGTTCGTCCAGAACCAACCTATGCCGCGATCGCCAGTAGCTTCGCCCTGCAATGGCTGCCGGATCCGATCGCCAGTTTGCAGCGTTGGCAAGCGGCTCTCCTTTCCGGTGGTTGGTTGTTCATTGCGGTGCCGACAGCAGGGAGTTTTCAGATTTGGCGACAGCTGTGCGAGCAGTTGCAGATTCCCTTTACAGGCCATCCACTGCCAGAAGCCGCAGAGCTGCAAGTCGTCCTGTCGCGATCGGGACAATTGCTGCAAGGGACTTGCGATCGCCTGACGTTGCCCTTGCCCAACGCCCGTAGTTTTTTCCGACAACTCAAAGAACTGGGAGCAACAGCAACGGCGGCACCAACGCTCAATCCTGCTCAATTGCGCCGCCTCTGTCGGGCTTGGGATCAGCAAGCGCAACCGATTGAGCAAGAATTTTGGTGGGGACTTTGGCAAAAAACGCCGGTGCCTGCGGCGATCGCGCCGTTGGGCTGCCCTGATTCCCGTTGTTCTCTGCTGACCTAA
- the bioD gene encoding dethiobiotin synthase, producing the protein MPQFAFPDRFFVTGTDTDVGKTVVSALLAAGLGASYWKPVQCGLEGLGGDCDRVAAWAGLTPDRVIPDRYRLEAPLSPHLASRLEQVQINLQDFQLPEVSGPLLVEGAGGLLVPLNERDLILDLIRQFQLPVVLVARSKLGTINHTLLSIAALRAAEVPILGVVVNGPRNPENCAAIAHYGQVPILAELEPLPALNPQILKDTFNQLFHA; encoded by the coding sequence ATGCCTCAGTTCGCGTTTCCCGATCGCTTCTTTGTGACTGGCACCGATACGGATGTCGGCAAAACGGTGGTTTCGGCCTTATTGGCAGCGGGTTTGGGCGCGAGCTACTGGAAGCCAGTGCAGTGTGGATTGGAAGGCTTGGGCGGCGATTGCGATCGCGTAGCGGCTTGGGCGGGGTTGACGCCCGATCGCGTTATTCCCGATCGCTACCGACTCGAAGCGCCACTGTCGCCTCATTTGGCCTCGCGGCTGGAGCAGGTGCAGATCAACCTCCAAGATTTTCAACTGCCGGAAGTCTCGGGTCCGTTGCTTGTGGAAGGGGCGGGCGGTTTGCTGGTGCCCTTAAACGAGCGGGATTTGATTCTCGATTTGATTCGCCAGTTTCAGTTGCCGGTCGTGTTGGTGGCGCGTAGCAAGCTGGGGACGATTAATCACACGTTGCTCTCGATTGCGGCGCTGCGGGCAGCCGAGGTGCCGATTCTGGGCGTGGTCGTCAACGGCCCGCGCAACCCCGAGAATTGCGCTGCGATCGCCCACTATGGCCAAGTGCCGATTTTGGCGGAGCTGGAACCCTTACCAGCGCTGAATCCGCAAATTCTCAAAGACACCTTCAACCAGCTTTTCCATGCCTAG
- the bioA gene encoding adenosylmethionine--8-amino-7-oxononanoate transaminase, whose protein sequence is MPSHPHLWFPFTSVKDAPDPLKVVSGRGARLTLADGRELIDCISSWWVNLHGHAHPQIVEAIAQQAATLEHVIFAGFSHEPAERLAMELCEILPEGLTRVFFSDNGSTAVEVALKMALQYWHNLDQPRSRILAFDGAYHGDTFGAMSVGERSLFNAPFEKLLFSVEFLPYPETWWGDETVAEKEAAAIAAVEQALAAGDVAAVILEPLVQGAGGMRMARPQFLQQLAARVQVAGSLLIADEVMTGFGRTGAWFACQRAGIQPDLICLSKGLTGGFLPLSITVATEAIYDTFCSGNPDHTFYHGHSYTANPLGCAAAIASLDLLRKSEAIVQGLEAAHRPGLELLAQHPKVTKPRLTGDVAACDLVSDRGGYLDPIGLRVRQAAIARGLLLRPLGNVLYLLPPYCLEPAEIQEIYAAIADLLDEI, encoded by the coding sequence ATGCCTAGCCATCCGCACCTTTGGTTCCCCTTCACGTCGGTGAAAGATGCGCCGGATCCGCTCAAGGTGGTGTCGGGACGTGGGGCTCGTTTGACGCTGGCGGATGGCCGCGAGCTGATCGACTGCATTTCCAGTTGGTGGGTAAATCTGCACGGTCATGCCCATCCGCAGATTGTGGAAGCGATCGCCCAGCAAGCGGCAACGCTGGAGCATGTGATTTTTGCGGGCTTTAGCCATGAGCCAGCTGAACGTCTGGCGATGGAACTCTGCGAGATTCTGCCGGAAGGACTGACGCGGGTTTTCTTCTCGGACAACGGTTCGACAGCGGTGGAAGTGGCGCTGAAGATGGCGCTGCAGTATTGGCACAACTTAGATCAGCCGCGATCGCGCATTTTGGCCTTTGACGGGGCTTATCACGGCGACACCTTTGGGGCGATGTCGGTCGGTGAGCGATCGCTGTTCAATGCGCCATTCGAAAAGCTGCTGTTCAGTGTCGAGTTTTTGCCCTATCCCGAGACGTGGTGGGGTGATGAAACCGTTGCGGAGAAAGAGGCAGCGGCGATCGCGGCAGTGGAGCAAGCGCTAGCGGCGGGCGATGTGGCGGCGGTGATCCTGGAGCCATTGGTGCAAGGCGCGGGTGGGATGCGGATGGCGCGTCCGCAGTTTTTGCAACAACTCGCGGCCAGGGTGCAAGTGGCAGGGTCGCTGCTGATTGCCGATGAAGTGATGACGGGTTTTGGCCGAACAGGGGCTTGGTTTGCTTGTCAGCGAGCGGGCATTCAACCGGATTTGATCTGTCTGTCGAAAGGACTAACGGGAGGCTTTTTGCCGCTCTCGATTACGGTGGCAACTGAGGCGATTTACGACACCTTTTGCAGTGGCAATCCTGACCACACTTTCTATCACGGCCACAGTTATACGGCGAATCCATTGGGTTGTGCTGCAGCGATCGCCAGCTTAGATCTGTTGCGAAAATCAGAAGCGATCGTGCAGGGCTTAGAAGCCGCGCATCGACCTGGGTTGGAGTTGTTAGCGCAGCATCCAAAGGTGACGAAGCCCCGCTTGACTGGCGATGTTGCAGCTTGTGACTTAGTCAGCGATCGCGGCGGCTATCTTGACCCAATTGGCTTGCGCGTTCGTCAAGCTGCGATCGCCCGTGGGTTGCTCCTGCGTCCACTCGGGAATGTTCTCTATCTGCTCCCGCCCTATTGTCTGGAACCTGCTGAAATTCAAGAAATTTATGCTGCGATCGCTGATCTTTTAGATGAAATTTAA
- a CDS encoding type II toxin-antitoxin system death-on-curing family toxin, which produces MIEPYWLDTHDICAIHGEIIAESGGASGLLSEDALESTLSKPINLYLYGNDITLYQLAAAYGYGLTKNHCFVDGNKRIALIAVYTFLFINGIELTASEVDAVNMFLDLAASLETQEQCMERLENWLMNNSEIINNNE; this is translated from the coding sequence GTGATAGAGCCTTATTGGCTAGATACTCATGACATTTGTGCAATTCATGGTGAAATTATTGCAGAATCTGGAGGCGCATCAGGATTACTCAGTGAGGACGCTCTTGAGTCAACCTTGAGCAAGCCCATTAATCTCTATCTATATGGCAATGATATCACTCTATATCAGTTAGCGGCAGCCTATGGTTACGGACTCACCAAAAATCATTGCTTTGTAGATGGAAATAAACGCATTGCCTTAATTGCTGTTTACACTTTCTTATTCATTAACGGAATTGAGCTTACCGCCTCAGAGGTTGATGCAGTAAATATGTTCTTAGATTTGGCAGCCAGTCTCGAAACCCAAGAACAATGCATGGAGAGGCTGGAAAACTGGTTAATGAACAATAGCGAAATTATTAATAACAATGAATAA
- a CDS encoding AbrB/MazE/SpoVT family DNA-binding domain-containing protein produces the protein MKLSVKKRGNSLSVIIPKEMAISMNVEDGDILFATKTPSGYEISACDPNFVKKIEAARRGMKKYRNALIELAK, from the coding sequence ATGAAGCTAAGCGTTAAAAAACGAGGAAATTCACTCAGTGTGATCATTCCTAAAGAAATGGCAATAAGCATGAATGTTGAAGATGGAGATATTCTGTTCGCAACAAAAACACCTTCAGGCTATGAGATTTCAGCCTGCGATCCTAATTTTGTAAAAAAAATTGAGGCGGCGCGACGAGGTATGAAAAAGTATCGAAATGCTCTCATTGAGCTAGCCAAGTGA
- the secF gene encoding protein translocase subunit SecF: MTLQLTAQRRRWWWISSILVLLSIVGMAISWVQFGGPVRPGLDFIGGTRLQLERDCTKAQCDRPLEAGAIREVLTSEGLERSNVQVVGQEQQGFVISTGDLSPEARVQLQIKLSEAFGPFDPQQTQIDTVGPVLGQQLLSSGLLALLVSFAGILVYLNFRFQRDYALLAILALLHDVFITAGVFAWLGILAGYEADSLFIVALLTITGFSVNDTVVIYDRIRETIALFPDDDIDEIVDLSVNQTLGRSINTTLTTLLPLVAIYIFGGATLQNFALTLIVGFVLGAYSSIFVASTLLGWWRKRTPRSPQPINAET; the protein is encoded by the coding sequence ATGACGTTACAACTCACGGCTCAGCGTCGGCGTTGGTGGTGGATCTCTTCCATCTTGGTCTTGCTCAGCATTGTGGGCATGGCGATTTCTTGGGTGCAGTTTGGGGGGCCGGTACGACCGGGTCTGGACTTCATTGGGGGTACTCGTCTGCAGCTCGAGCGAGACTGTACCAAAGCACAGTGCGATCGCCCGCTGGAAGCTGGTGCCATTCGTGAGGTCTTGACCTCCGAGGGCTTGGAGCGCAGCAATGTTCAAGTGGTGGGGCAGGAACAGCAGGGATTTGTAATCAGCACTGGCGATCTGAGCCCTGAAGCGCGTGTTCAGCTGCAAATCAAACTGAGTGAAGCGTTTGGTCCCTTTGATCCGCAGCAGACGCAAATCGACACGGTGGGTCCGGTACTAGGGCAGCAATTGCTCAGCTCTGGCTTGTTGGCGCTGCTGGTCTCCTTTGCTGGGATTCTGGTCTATCTCAATTTCCGATTCCAGCGGGACTATGCCTTGCTAGCCATTCTGGCTCTGCTCCACGATGTGTTTATTACGGCGGGCGTTTTTGCTTGGCTGGGGATCTTGGCGGGCTATGAGGCAGACAGCCTGTTTATTGTGGCGCTGCTAACGATCACGGGTTTCTCGGTCAATGACACGGTGGTCATCTACGATCGCATCCGAGAAACGATCGCCCTGTTCCCCGACGACGATATTGATGAAATCGTCGATCTTTCGGTCAACCAGACGCTAGGCCGTTCGATCAACACTACCCTGACAACGCTGTTACCCCTCGTAGCGATTTACATCTTCGGGGGCGCCACCCTGCAGAACTTTGCTTTGACCTTAATTGTCGGGTTTGTTTTGGGTGCTTATTCCAGCATTTTTGTCGCGAGTACCCTGCTAGGTTGGTGGCGTAAACGCACGCCGCGATCGCCGCAACCGATCAATGCTGAAACCTGA
- the secD gene encoding protein translocase subunit SecD, protein MGKQQSPLILILALVAAAIFVLVQLPIRLGLDLQGGSQLTILVKPTTEIPSVGDRELEAVQRVIENRVNGLGVSEAVIQTAGSDKILVQLPGVSDPEQAERVLGGTAQLEFREQNPGTEAAVTQLQQVVSQARGAIEIERRNGDPAKVTELEQTLEKAQTELGKFFGPAQITGKSLKDALAQPTQSGNSWEVALRFDTEGGDQFAALTKSLAGTGRSIGIFLDGVLISAPVVGPEFAQTGITGGSAVITGRFSTEQADDLAIQLRGGALPLPVEIVENRTVGATLGRDSIQRSIYAGVGGLLLVLVFMVVYYQLPGLIADISLAIYAILSLAAFNLLGVTLTLPGIAGFLLSIGMAVDANVLIFERTREELRAGKSLYRSVESGFYRAFSSILDSNVTTLIACGALFWLSSGLVKGFALTLAIGVMVSMFTAITCSRTLMFLAITNPALRKPQLFDRTLTATKS, encoded by the coding sequence ATGGGAAAACAGCAGAGTCCGCTGATCTTAATTCTGGCCTTGGTGGCCGCTGCCATCTTTGTCTTGGTGCAGCTCCCCATCCGCCTTGGCCTTGATCTCCAAGGGGGCTCGCAGTTGACCATCTTGGTCAAGCCCACCACCGAGATTCCCTCGGTAGGCGATCGCGAACTGGAAGCGGTGCAGCGTGTCATTGAGAACCGGGTTAATGGCTTGGGTGTCTCTGAAGCGGTGATTCAAACTGCTGGCAGCGACAAGATTTTGGTGCAGTTGCCCGGCGTCAGTGACCCCGAACAAGCCGAGCGGGTGTTAGGAGGCACAGCTCAGCTAGAGTTTCGGGAACAGAATCCTGGCACTGAAGCTGCTGTGACCCAGCTACAGCAAGTGGTTTCCCAAGCGCGGGGGGCGATAGAGATTGAGCGCCGCAATGGTGACCCTGCCAAAGTGACTGAGTTAGAGCAGACACTCGAAAAAGCTCAGACAGAACTAGGTAAGTTTTTTGGTCCCGCCCAAATTACTGGTAAATCGCTGAAGGATGCTCTTGCCCAGCCAACCCAATCAGGCAATAGCTGGGAAGTGGCCCTGCGCTTTGATACGGAAGGCGGTGACCAATTTGCAGCCCTCACCAAAAGTTTGGCGGGCACAGGGCGCAGCATTGGCATTTTCCTCGATGGCGTTCTGATCAGTGCGCCGGTGGTGGGGCCTGAGTTTGCCCAGACTGGGATCACAGGGGGCAGTGCGGTCATCACGGGCCGCTTCAGTACGGAGCAAGCCGATGACCTGGCGATTCAGCTGCGCGGTGGTGCCCTACCGCTACCGGTGGAAATTGTTGAAAACCGCACCGTGGGCGCGACACTTGGTCGAGACAGCATCCAGCGCAGCATCTATGCGGGCGTTGGCGGTTTGCTCCTCGTCCTTGTTTTCATGGTGGTTTACTACCAGCTGCCCGGCTTGATCGCTGACATTTCCCTAGCGATTTACGCCATCCTCTCGTTGGCAGCCTTTAATCTGCTGGGTGTGACCTTGACCCTGCCCGGAATTGCTGGCTTTTTGCTCAGCATCGGTATGGCCGTGGATGCCAACGTCCTAATTTTTGAGCGAACGCGAGAGGAACTACGAGCAGGCAAATCGCTCTATCGCTCCGTTGAATCCGGCTTCTATCGAGCTTTCAGCAGCATCTTGGACAGTAACGTCACGACGCTGATTGCCTGTGGTGCTCTGTTCTGGCTAAGCAGCGGTCTGGTCAAGGGCTTTGCTTTAACACTGGCGATCGGGGTGATGGTCAGCATGTTTACGGCGATCACCTGTAGCCGCACGCTGATGTTCTTGGCGATCACGAATCCAGCCCTGCGCAAGCCGCAACTGTTCGATCGCACTCTGACTGCAACCAAATCCTGA